In a genomic window of Variovorax paradoxus:
- the hisB gene encoding imidazoleglycerol-phosphate dehydratase HisB, with protein sequence MTTPQAAPAATPDALAARTATVARNTAETKITVSVNLDGTGRAKLATGIGFFDHMLDQIARHGLIDLEIDCQGDLHIDGHHTVEDVGITLGQAVAKAVGDKKGIRRYGHAYVPLDEALSRVVIDFSGRPGLEMHVPFTSGMIGAFDSQLTYEFFQGFVNHAFVTLHIDNLKGVNAHHQCETVFKAFARALRAALELDPRSAGVIPSTKGSL encoded by the coding sequence ATGACCACCCCCCAAGCCGCTCCCGCGGCCACCCCCGACGCCCTCGCCGCGCGCACCGCCACGGTCGCGCGCAACACCGCCGAGACGAAGATCACCGTCAGCGTCAACCTCGACGGCACCGGCCGCGCCAAGCTGGCCACCGGCATCGGCTTCTTCGATCACATGCTCGACCAGATCGCCCGCCACGGGCTGATCGACCTCGAGATCGACTGCCAGGGCGACCTGCACATCGACGGCCACCACACGGTGGAAGACGTGGGCATCACGCTGGGCCAGGCCGTGGCCAAGGCCGTGGGCGACAAGAAGGGCATCCGCCGCTACGGCCATGCCTACGTGCCGCTCGACGAGGCGCTCAGCCGCGTGGTCATCGACTTCTCGGGCCGGCCCGGCCTCGAGATGCACGTGCCCTTCACCAGCGGGATGATCGGCGCCTTCGACAGCCAGCTCACCTACGAGTTCTTCCAGGGCTTCGTGAACCACGCCTTCGTCACGCTGCACATCGACAACCTCAAGGGCGTCAACGCGCACCACCAGTGCGAGACCGTGTTCAAGGCCTTCGCCCGCGCGCTGCGCGCCGCGCTGGAACTCGATCCGCGTTCGGCCGGTGTCATCCCCTCGACCAAGGGTTCGCTCTGA
- the hisA gene encoding 1-(5-phosphoribosyl)-5-[(5-phosphoribosylamino)methylideneamino]imidazole-4-carboxamide isomerase, which translates to MLLIPAIDLKDGHCVRLKQGDMDQSTIFSEDPAAMARKWVEAGARRLHLVDLNGAFAGKPQNHAAIKAILKEVGDDIPVQLGGGIRDLDTIERYIDDGLRYVIIGTAAVKNPGFLKDACSAFGGHIIVGLDAKDGKVATDGWSKLTGHEVADLGKKFEDYGVESIIYTDIGRDGMLSGINIEATVKLARALSIPVIASGGLSNMADIDQLCAVEFEGVEGVICGRAIYSGDLDFAQAQARADELAGA; encoded by the coding sequence ATGCTCCTCATCCCAGCGATCGACCTCAAAGACGGCCATTGCGTACGCCTGAAGCAAGGCGACATGGACCAGTCCACCATCTTCAGCGAAGACCCGGCCGCCATGGCGCGCAAATGGGTCGAGGCCGGTGCCCGGCGCCTGCACCTGGTCGATCTGAACGGGGCCTTCGCGGGCAAGCCGCAGAACCACGCGGCGATCAAGGCGATCCTGAAGGAGGTCGGCGACGACATCCCGGTGCAGCTCGGCGGCGGCATCCGCGACCTCGACACCATCGAGCGCTACATCGACGACGGCCTGCGCTACGTGATCATCGGCACCGCCGCCGTGAAGAACCCGGGCTTCCTGAAAGACGCCTGCAGCGCCTTCGGCGGCCACATCATCGTCGGCCTCGACGCCAAGGACGGCAAGGTCGCCACCGACGGCTGGAGCAAGCTCACGGGCCACGAGGTGGCCGACCTGGGCAAGAAGTTCGAGGACTACGGCGTCGAATCGATCATCTACACCGACATCGGCCGCGACGGCATGCTGTCGGGCATCAACATCGAAGCCACCGTCAAGCTCGCGCGCGCGCTGTCCATTCCGGTCATCGCCTCGGGTGGCCTGTCGAACATGGCCGACATCGATCAGCTCTGCGCGGTCGAATTCGAAGGCGTGGAAGGCGTGATCTGCGGCCGCGCCATCTACTCGGGCGACCTCGACTTCGCTCAGGCGCAGGCGCGCGCCGACGAACTGGCCGGCGCCTGA
- a CDS encoding histidinol-phosphate transaminase translates to MSDTTAPVPALQRIRADVRAMHAYAVQDARGLVKLDAMENPFGLTPALQAELGARLGALALNRYPGERGADLQRALAAQARLPEGFSLVLGNGSDELISLLAIACDLPGASVLAPLPGFVMYAMSAQLQGLRFVGVPLTADFELDEAAMLAAIAREQPAIVYLAYPNNPTANLWDDAVLEKIVEAQGAQGGLVVIDEAYQPFAARSYIDRLAKHRHVLLMRTLSKFGLAGIRLGYLMGPAALIAEIDKVRPPYNVSVLNCECALFALEHAEVFEAQARQIREERERLMMGLGRLPGVKVWPSDANMILLRVPDAARTFDGMKARGVLVKNVSKMHELLANCLRLTVGTADENARMLAALEASL, encoded by the coding sequence ATGTCCGACACCACCGCTCCCGTTCCCGCGCTCCAGCGCATCCGCGCCGACGTGCGCGCCATGCATGCCTACGCCGTGCAGGACGCGCGCGGCCTGGTCAAGCTCGACGCGATGGAGAACCCCTTCGGCCTGACGCCCGCGCTGCAGGCCGAGCTCGGCGCGCGGCTCGGCGCGCTGGCGCTCAACCGCTACCCGGGCGAGCGCGGCGCCGACCTGCAGCGCGCGCTGGCCGCGCAGGCGCGCCTGCCCGAGGGCTTCTCGCTGGTGCTGGGCAACGGCTCGGACGAGCTGATCTCGCTGCTCGCGATCGCCTGCGACCTGCCGGGCGCCAGCGTGCTGGCACCGCTGCCGGGCTTCGTCATGTACGCCATGAGCGCCCAGCTCCAGGGCCTGCGCTTCGTGGGCGTGCCGCTCACGGCCGACTTCGAGCTCGACGAGGCCGCCATGCTCGCCGCGATCGCGCGCGAGCAGCCGGCCATCGTCTACCTGGCCTATCCGAACAACCCGACCGCCAACCTCTGGGACGACGCGGTGCTCGAGAAGATCGTCGAGGCCCAGGGCGCGCAGGGCGGGCTGGTGGTGATCGACGAGGCCTACCAGCCCTTCGCCGCGCGCAGCTACATCGACCGGCTCGCGAAGCATCGCCACGTGCTGCTGATGCGCACCCTCAGCAAGTTCGGCCTGGCCGGCATCCGGCTGGGCTACCTGATGGGCCCGGCCGCGCTGATCGCCGAGATCGACAAGGTGCGCCCGCCCTACAACGTCAGCGTGCTGAACTGCGAGTGCGCGCTGTTTGCGCTCGAGCATGCCGAGGTGTTCGAGGCCCAGGCCCGGCAGATCCGCGAGGAGCGCGAGCGGCTGATGATGGGGCTCGGCCGGCTGCCGGGCGTCAAGGTCTGGCCCAGCGACGCCAACATGATCCTGCTGCGCGTGCCCGACGCGGCCCGCACCTTCGACGGCATGAAGGCGCGCGGGGTGCTGGTGAAGAACGTTTCTAAAATGCACGAACTGCTCGCGAACTGCCTGCGCCTGACCGTCGGAACGGCCGACGAGAATGCCAGGATGCTCGCGGCGCTCGAAGCCTCACTATGA
- the hisH gene encoding imidazole glycerol phosphate synthase subunit HisH: MKTVANNANTVAVVDYGMGNLHSVAQAVRHAADQVGVEVFVTSDPEVVRKAARVVLPGQGAMPDCMRELRDSGLLESVLEAAASKPLFGVCVGMQMLLSRSDEGPTDGLGLIPGEVVRFELEGQLQPDGSRFKVPQMGWNQVRQAQPHAVWAGVPDGSYFYFVHSFYARPVDARHSVGEAEYGACFTAAIARDNIFATQFHPEKSADHGLQLYRNFLHWNP, translated from the coding sequence ATGAAAACTGTAGCAAACAACGCCAACACCGTCGCCGTGGTGGACTACGGCATGGGCAATCTGCACTCCGTCGCGCAGGCGGTGCGCCATGCCGCCGACCAGGTCGGCGTCGAGGTGTTCGTGACCTCCGACCCCGAGGTGGTGCGCAAGGCCGCGCGCGTGGTGCTGCCGGGGCAGGGCGCCATGCCCGACTGCATGCGCGAGCTGCGCGACTCGGGGCTGCTCGAATCGGTGCTCGAGGCAGCAGCGAGCAAGCCGCTGTTCGGCGTCTGCGTGGGCATGCAGATGCTGCTGTCGCGCAGCGACGAGGGGCCGACCGACGGGCTCGGCCTGATCCCGGGCGAGGTGGTCCGCTTCGAGCTCGAGGGACAGCTGCAGCCCGACGGCAGCCGCTTCAAGGTGCCGCAGATGGGCTGGAACCAGGTGCGCCAGGCGCAGCCGCACGCGGTCTGGGCCGGGGTGCCGGACGGCAGCTACTTCTATTTCGTGCACAGCTTCTACGCGCGGCCGGTCGATGCGCGGCACAGCGTGGGCGAAGCCGAATACGGGGCATGCTTTACCGCCGCCATCGCACGCGATAACATTTTTGCCACCCAGTTCCACCCGGAGAAGAGTGCGGACCACGGGTTGCAGCTCTACCGAAACTTCCTCCACTGGAATCCCTGA